In Dromiciops gliroides isolate mDroGli1 chromosome 5, mDroGli1.pri, whole genome shotgun sequence, the following are encoded in one genomic region:
- the GCC1 gene encoding GRIP and coiled-coil domain-containing protein 1 — protein sequence MEKFGMNFGGGPSKKDLLETIETQKKQLLQYQVRLKDVVRAYKSLLKEKEALEASLKVLSASQEADDADLTALQSPGLPLADVGDDRCSTHSEDSTGTATSLDTTASLTSTKGDLGVEEERLAAGPPPPKSEEASGSESGISSSSGDVPASGGGEIDKRLHQLKTQLATLTSSLATVTQEKSRMEASYQADKKKMKQDLEDASRKAEEERSRLEGELKGLQEQMAETKARLITQQHDRAQEQSDHALMLRELQKLLQGERTLRQDIELQLEETREALAGQAYSADQVEGFELQIKQLTREVEELKRELQALREEKSHPDPLVEELQEEAAHLKSHFQTQLQQEMRKTALAEEQLRQYSQMEEQRVAALETQVSEVSELLGTYEKAKQKDQLAIQKLKDRLLQLDMENKTLALAASSRSPLDSHNEETSLDVNVLKDKMEKLRRLLQIAARKSQVSLNMEKLCEIEMLTNSDAADGEKATALYYQQELKQLKEEFERYKMRAQVVLKSKTTKDGNLAKELEESQEQLADLKEKYISLRLSCEELERQHKQEAESWKQELAQLQQVHRQELEKSQLDFRDRTLKLEEELHKQRDRALAVLAEKDLELEQLRSVALCSGLQGHKASVGQGNNGDLSDSSPDSLTQALHLAASNEPTFFLYAEQLARKEVEITSLRKQKHKLEVEVHQLQDRLIVEGEQHREQVCALQSHIEKSIRDQSREGANLEYLKNIIYRFLTLSDSLGRQQTLTAILTILHFSPEEKQVIMKLPTSSSWWPSGKR from the exons ATGGAGAAGTTTGGCATGAACTTCGGCGGGGGGCCCAGCAAGAAGGACCTACTGGAGACCATAGAGACGCAGAAGAAACAGCTGCTCCAGTACCAGGTCCGCCTCAAGGACGTCGTTCGGGCCTATAAGAGCCTGCTGAAGGAGAAAGAGGCCCTGGAGGCCAGCCTAAAGGTGCTGTCCGCGTCCCAGGAGGCTGATGATGCCGACCTCACTGCTCTCCAGTCCCCAGGCCTCCCCTTGGCCGATGTTGGGGATGACCGGTGTTCCACTCACAGTGAGGACAGCACCGGCACTGCCACCAGCCTGGACACAACAGCCAGTCTGACCAGCACCAAGGGTGATCTTGGGGTGGAAGAGGAGAGACTAGCCGCAGGTCCGCCACCTCCCAAGTCTGAGGAAGCCAGCGGGTCAGAGAGTGGCATTAGTTCCAGTAGTGGGGATGTCCCCGCCAGTGGTGGGGGAGAGATTGACAAACGGCTGCACCAGCTGAAGACTCAGTTGGCCACTCTGACCAGCTCTTTGGCCACAGTGACCCAGGAGAAGTCCCGCATGGAAGCCTCATACCAGGCTGATAAAAAGAAGATGAAACAAGATTTGGAGGATGCCAGCAGAAAGGCGGAGGAGGAAAGGAGCCGGCTGGAAGGGGAGCTGAAGGGGCTGCAGGAGCAGATGGCCGAAACTAAAGCCAGGTTGATCACACAGCAGCATGACAGAGCCCAGGAGCAGAGTGATCATGCTTTGATGCTGAGGGAGCTGCAGAAATTGCTGCAAGGAGAGAGGACCTTACGGCAGGATATTGAGCTGCAGCTGGAGGAGACCCGGGAAGCCCTAGCTGGACAGGCCTATTCAGCTGACCAGGTGGAAGGGTTCGAGTTACAGATTAAACAGTTGACTCGTGAAGTGGAGGAGCTGAAGCGGGAACTGCAGGCTCTCCGAGAGGAGAAGAGTCATCCAGACCCTCTGGTGGAGGAGCTTCAGGAAGAAGCTGCCCACCTTAAAAGCCATTTCCAGACCCAGTTGCAGCAGGAAATGAGGAAG ACTGCTTTGGCAGAGGAGCAGCTCCGTCAGTATTCTCAAATGGAGGAACAGAGGGTGGCTGCCCTAGAGACCCAAGTCTCAGAAGTGTCTGAATTGCTGGGCACCTATGAGAAAGCGAAGCAAAAGGACCAGCTGGCTATTCAAAAGCTAAAGGATCGCCTTCTGCAGCTGGATATGGAGAATAAGACACTTGCTCTTGCAGCCTCTAGTCGTTCTCCCCTGGACAGCCACAATGAGGAGACCAGCCTGGATGTCAATGTCCTAAAGGataagatggagaaactgaggaggCTGTTGCAGATTGCAGCCAGGAAgagccaggtttctctgaatatgGAAAAGCTGTGTGAAATAGAGATGCTGACAAACTCAGATGCTGCTGATGGGGAAAAGGCTACTGCACTCTACTACCAGCAAGAGCTAAAGCAGCTCAAAGAGGAGTTTGAAAGGTACAAAATGAGGGCCCAGGTTGTCCTCAAGAGCAAGACAACCAAAGATGGCAACCTAGCCAAGGAACTGGAGGAAAGCCAGGAGCAGCTCGCAGATCTGAAGGAGAAGTATATTTCCCTTCGACTGTCCTGTGAAGAGCTAGAACGGCAACACAAACAGGAGGCAGAGAGCTGGAAGCAGGAGTTGGCTCAGCTGCAGCAGGTCCATCGGCAGGAGCTGGAGAAAAGCCAGCTTGATTTCCGAGACCGGACACTGAAGCTTGAAGAAGAGCTCCACAAACAGAGGGACCGTGCTCTAGCGGTGCTTGCCGAAAAGGACTTGGAACTAGAGCAGCTCCGTTCTGTGGCTTTGTGCTCTGGCCTTCAGGGACACAAGGCCTCAGTGGGCCAAGGAAATAACGGAGATCTAAGTGACTCATCTCCAGACAGTTTGACCCAAGCTCTGCATCTGGCTGCATCAAATGAACCCACTTTCTTCTTGTATGCTGAACAGCTGGCTCGAAAGGAGGTTGAGATAACATCTTTGAGGAAACAAAAGCATAAGCTTGAGGTGGAGGTACACCAACTTCAGGACAGGCTAATTGTGGAGGGTGAACAGCACCGAGAACAAGTTTGCGCTCTACAGAGCCACATTGAAAAAAGCATCAGGGACCAAAGCAGGGAGGGGGCCAATCTggagtatttaaaaaatataatctacCGCTTCTTAaccctgtctgactctttgggccGCCAGCAGACACTTACAGCTATATTGACTATCTTGCATTTCAGTCCAGAGGAGAAACAAGTGATTATGAAACTCCCAACTAGCAGTAGCTGGTGGCCTTCTGGCAAGAGATAA